In a single window of the Deltaproteobacteria bacterium genome:
- a CDS encoding threonine synthase — MNWRGVIRQYWDFLPLSREECIVTLHEGDTPLIPAEKLAAAIRSPARIFLKYEGLNPTGSFKDRGMTVAVSRALEEGARSVICASTGNTSASAAAYAARAGLQAVVLIPEGKIAFGKLSQAMMHGARVIQVDGNFDEALEIVLRISEDYPITLVNSLNPYRIEGQKTAAFEICDILGCAPTYHALPVGNAGNITAYWKGYVEYRERDRAPNLPRMLGFQAEGAAPIVAGHVIKRPETVATAIRIGSPASWKKAETARDESGGLIDSVSDDEILEAYRLVARTEGVFCEPASAASVAGVIKLNRRGFFKKGETVACTLTGHGLKDPDTAVGVSEKPLSLPPEMDAVLEALDL, encoded by the coding sequence ATGAACTGGCGGGGAGTCATAAGACAATACTGGGATTTCTTGCCTCTGAGCAGGGAGGAGTGCATCGTAACCCTCCACGAGGGAGACACACCTCTGATCCCGGCGGAGAAGCTGGCGGCAGCTATTCGGAGCCCGGCGAGGATCTTTCTGAAGTACGAAGGGCTCAACCCGACGGGCTCTTTCAAGGACAGGGGTATGACTGTGGCGGTCTCAAGGGCATTGGAGGAAGGGGCCCGTTCGGTCATCTGTGCCTCGACAGGCAACACTTCGGCCTCGGCGGCGGCCTATGCAGCCAGGGCCGGACTGCAAGCCGTGGTTCTGATCCCGGAGGGGAAGATCGCCTTCGGAAAGCTGTCCCAGGCCATGATGCACGGCGCCAGAGTGATCCAGGTGGATGGGAATTTCGATGAAGCCCTGGAGATCGTTCTCCGCATCTCCGAGGACTACCCGATTACCCTTGTCAATTCCCTCAACCCTTACCGGATCGAGGGCCAGAAGACAGCGGCCTTTGAAATTTGCGACATCCTGGGATGTGCTCCCACCTATCACGCCCTTCCTGTTGGAAACGCCGGGAACATCACGGCGTACTGGAAGGGTTATGTGGAGTACCGTGAAAGGGACAGGGCACCGAACCTGCCGAGAATGCTCGGTTTTCAGGCCGAGGGGGCGGCTCCCATCGTAGCCGGTCACGTGATAAAGAGGCCCGAAACGGTTGCCACGGCCATTCGCATCGGGAGTCCGGCAAGCTGGAAAAAGGCAGAGACTGCCAGGGACGAGTCCGGCGGACTTATCGACAGCGTCAGTGACGACGAGATCCTTGAGGCGTATCGCCTGGTAGCGCGCACCGAAGGGGTGTTCTGCGAACCTGCCTCCGCCGCCTCCGTTGCCGGTGTGATCAAGCTGAACAGGAGGGGTTTCTTCAAGAAAGGTGAGACCGTGGCTTGCACTCTCACAGGACACGGGCTGAAAGATCCCGACACGGCGGTCGGGGTCTCCGAAAAACCACTCTCATTGCCGCCTGAGATGGACGCGGTCTTGGAGGCACTCGATCTTTAG
- a CDS encoding homoserine dehydrogenase, translating to MRGIQVGLIGFGTVGSGVVRVLEQNGGLIERRLGTPLILKRIADLDIHRDRGVRVDKERLTRNAEEVIRDPEISIVVELIGGYEPARTFILEAFRNKKHVVTANKALLALHGDEIFSAAHRHGVDISFEASVGGGIPIIRSLREGLVANRLTSIFGILNGTSNYILTKMAGGEGEFDEVLREAQERGFAEADPSMDIEGVDPAHKLAILVRLAWGVRFPFEKIYTEGISGISALDLRYSLELGYRIKLLAIAKAEGAQVEARVHPTLLPLEHPLSTVEGVDNAIFVTGDAVGSTMYSGRGAGQMPTASAVVSDVVDLARNVLRGSAGRVPPLSYQNRHVKRIRIRDIHHVVTPWYMRFTVVDRPGVLSRISGILGRNRISIASVIQKGRQVREAVPVVMMTHEARGKDLLRALEEVDTLPSVLKRTVRVRVEDNLS from the coding sequence ATGAGGGGAATCCAGGTCGGGCTGATCGGATTCGGAACCGTGGGATCAGGTGTTGTCAGGGTCCTTGAACAGAACGGAGGGCTTATCGAGAGGCGGCTCGGAACGCCGTTGATCTTGAAGCGCATCGCTGATCTCGACATCCATCGAGACCGGGGCGTCCGGGTCGACAAGGAGAGGCTGACAAGAAACGCCGAAGAGGTCATCAGAGACCCGGAAATATCGATCGTCGTCGAGCTGATAGGGGGATACGAACCGGCACGGACGTTTATTCTGGAGGCCTTTCGAAACAAGAAGCACGTTGTTACGGCCAACAAGGCGCTTCTTGCCCTTCACGGCGATGAGATATTCAGCGCCGCCCACAGGCATGGTGTGGACATAAGTTTTGAGGCTTCCGTTGGGGGCGGCATCCCCATCATCCGGTCTCTCAGGGAGGGTCTGGTCGCCAACCGACTAACCTCTATTTTCGGGATTCTCAATGGCACTTCAAACTATATCCTGACCAAGATGGCCGGAGGGGAGGGGGAATTCGACGAGGTCTTGAGGGAGGCCCAGGAGCGGGGTTTTGCAGAGGCCGACCCTTCCATGGATATCGAGGGAGTCGATCCGGCCCATAAGCTGGCAATCCTGGTCCGCCTGGCCTGGGGGGTACGGTTTCCTTTCGAAAAGATCTACACCGAGGGGATATCCGGGATCTCTGCCCTCGACCTCCGATACAGCCTGGAGCTGGGGTACAGAATCAAGCTCCTGGCTATCGCCAAGGCCGAGGGGGCCCAAGTGGAGGCCAGGGTCCATCCCACACTCCTTCCCCTGGAGCATCCTCTCTCCACTGTAGAGGGTGTCGACAATGCCATATTCGTCACCGGGGACGCGGTGGGATCGACCATGTACAGCGGGCGGGGGGCGGGCCAGATGCCCACGGCCAGCGCTGTTGTGAGCGATGTCGTCGACCTGGCCAGGAATGTCCTTCGCGGCTCGGCTGGGCGCGTGCCTCCCCTTTCCTATCAGAATCGCCACGTCAAGAGGATCCGGATCAGGGACATTCACCATGTGGTTACTCCCTGGTACATGCGTTTCACAGTCGTTGACAGACCCGGGGTCCTTTCGAGGATCTCGGGAATCCTGGGCAGGAACCGGATCAGCATCGCCTCGGTGATCCAGAAGGGGAGGCAGGTCCGAGAGGCTGTCCCCGTGGTGATGATGACCCACGAGGCCAGGGGCAAGGACCTGCTTCGGGCCCTGGAGGAGGTCGACACCCTTCCCAGTGTTTTGAAGCGCACGGTCCGGGTTCGCGTTGAGGACAACCTTTCTTGA
- a CDS encoding DUF502 domain-containing protein, with amino-acid sequence MKSLYRHLRARIVAGILLILPVGVTLFLLNFFFRLVDGLLAQPIAKILGYFLHREVTIPGLGFLAFLILIYLAGIIATNVVGRGFAYFTDRFFTVIPLARGIYGAAKQLTRAFAPERRQTFRQTVFVEFPKAGCYTIGFATNEITDKHGRVFLSVFVPTTPNPTSGYMLIVDKDRAIPSSLKIEEAINSVISGGFGLPPSLRVPLSILP; translated from the coding sequence ATGAAAAGCCTTTACAGACACCTGAGGGCCAGGATCGTGGCCGGTATTCTGCTCATCCTGCCCGTCGGGGTCACCCTGTTCCTTCTCAACTTCTTTTTCAGGCTGGTCGACGGCCTCCTTGCTCAACCCATCGCCAAGATCCTGGGTTATTTCTTGCACAGGGAGGTTACGATTCCAGGGCTCGGGTTTCTCGCATTCTTGATCCTGATCTATCTGGCAGGCATCATAGCGACCAACGTGGTGGGCAGGGGCTTCGCCTATTTCACCGATCGCTTCTTCACCGTCATCCCCCTGGCCAGGGGGATTTACGGGGCGGCCAAACAACTCACCCGCGCCTTCGCTCCTGAGAGAAGACAGACCTTCCGCCAGACGGTCTTTGTGGAATTCCCCAAGGCTGGTTGCTATACGATCGGGTTCGCCACCAACGAAATCACGGACAAACACGGGAGGGTCTTTCTGTCGGTCTTCGTACCCACCACCCCCAACCCCACATCAGGGTACATGCTCATCGTCGACAAGGACCGCGCGATCCCCTCCTCGCTGAAGATAGAAGAGGCGATCAATTCGGTCATCTCAGGGGGATTCGGCCTCCCACCGAGCTTAAGGGTTCCCCTCTCGATTCTACCTTGA
- a CDS encoding glycerate kinase has protein sequence MARDLLSMKQDARRIFAHALSAVDPAAAVKRVVRVEGTELVVAGHRYDLSKIDRVYVIGAGKASASMAGALEELMGERIADGAVTVKYGYAASLRKIMITEAGHPVPDQNGVAGSLRIVEILKRAGEKDLVIGLISGGGSALTPLPAEGITLEDKDALTRLLLGCGATIDEFNTIRKHLSRIKGGNMARLAFPATLVNLMLSDVIGDPVDVIASGPCVPDRSTFQDCERIIEKYHLREKLPPSVATRFRLGVEGKIPETPKPGDPVFEKVQNVIIGNNRVAVQGAEAKARELGYQTLILSTSIKGETREVAGVHAAIAREMHASGNPVGLPACVISGGETTVTIQGTGLGGRNQEFALAAALEIEGIDHVVILSGGTDGTDGPTDAAGAVADETTVSRARALGIDPQAYLDDNDSYHFFERLGDLLLTGPTNTNVMDVRIILADTPTEDET, from the coding sequence ATGGCAAGAGACCTTCTTTCGATGAAGCAGGACGCGAGGCGGATCTTTGCCCACGCTCTTTCTGCAGTCGATCCGGCGGCTGCGGTGAAGCGGGTTGTGAGAGTCGAGGGGACAGAGCTGGTAGTGGCCGGCCACCGTTACGATCTCTCGAAAATCGACCGGGTGTATGTGATCGGTGCCGGAAAGGCCAGCGCGTCGATGGCAGGGGCCCTGGAGGAACTGATGGGCGAGAGGATCGCCGATGGGGCGGTGACGGTGAAATACGGGTACGCGGCATCCCTTCGAAAGATCATGATTACCGAGGCAGGCCATCCCGTGCCCGACCAGAACGGCGTCGCCGGCAGCCTGCGAATAGTGGAGATCCTGAAAAGGGCCGGCGAAAAGGACCTGGTAATCGGTCTCATTTCGGGCGGGGGATCTGCCCTGACCCCCCTGCCTGCCGAGGGAATCACCCTTGAGGACAAAGACGCCCTTACCCGTCTCCTGCTCGGCTGCGGTGCCACAATCGATGAATTCAACACCATAAGGAAACACCTCTCCAGGATCAAGGGGGGCAACATGGCCCGATTGGCCTTCCCTGCCACGCTGGTCAACCTGATGCTCTCCGACGTGATCGGGGATCCCGTGGATGTCATCGCGTCGGGCCCGTGTGTCCCGGACAGGTCGACCTTTCAGGACTGCGAGAGAATAATCGAGAAATACCACCTTCGCGAGAAACTCCCTCCCTCTGTTGCAACCAGGTTCCGGCTGGGCGTTGAAGGCAAGATCCCCGAGACTCCCAAACCCGGCGATCCTGTATTCGAGAAGGTACAGAACGTCATCATCGGCAACAACCGGGTCGCAGTCCAAGGGGCTGAAGCAAAGGCAAGGGAACTTGGCTATCAGACCCTCATCCTCTCCACCTCCATCAAAGGGGAGACACGTGAAGTCGCAGGCGTGCACGCCGCCATTGCCAGGGAAATGCATGCAAGCGGGAACCCCGTAGGCCTACCGGCATGCGTCATCTCCGGGGGGGAGACCACGGTCACTATTCAGGGCACCGGCCTGGGAGGAAGGAACCAGGAATTCGCTCTGGCCGCAGCCCTGGAAATCGAAGGAATCGACCATGTGGTCATTTTGAGCGGTGGAACCGACGGAACCGACGGGCCTACGGATGCGGCCGGAGCTGTGGCCGACGAAACCACGGTGTCGAGGGCCAGAGCCCTGGGGATCGATCCGCAGGCCTATCTCGATGACAACGATTCCTATCACTTCTTTGAAAGACTGGGGGATCTCCTTCTGACAGGTCCCACCAATACCAACGTGATGGATGTGAGAATCATCCTCGCTGATACACCCACGGAGGATGAGACATGA
- the glgA gene encoding glycogen synthase GlgA, which yields MDRPLKVLFLSPEVSPLAKTGGLADVAGSLPKALKALGIDIRVALPYYRTVKESPSQAELVIAEMETPVGRDMLRDRVYLTRLAGGVPVYLINKDEYFDRRFLYGTSRGDYFDNLERFVFFSRAVFNLCEKLDFQPDVIHCNDWQTGLVPAYLETLYRTHPLFAGTACLFTVHNIAYQGLFPGEKFQVTGLPSEVFHPGGIEFWGGINLLKSGLVFSQIITTVSRRYSREIQTPEFGYGLEGVVRSRKGDLFGVLNGVDYTEWNPESDRLIAANYTARNLRGKMRCKDDLLGEFNLPERLRSRPIIGIISRLVKQKGFDLVEQIIEDLMEKDLGLVVLGTGESAYEELFVKTARKYPGKAAARIAYDNRLAHKIEAGADMFLMPSRYEPCGLNQIFSLKYGTVPIVRATGGLDDTIVDYRSETGRGTGFKFKQYRPSRLLQRIEDALSVFQERQKWEGIMLRGMKADFSWTRSARVYDRLYRKALANVRFSHSRPEG from the coding sequence ATGGACCGGCCTTTGAAAGTGCTCTTCCTCTCCCCGGAGGTATCCCCCCTTGCCAAAACCGGGGGGCTCGCCGACGTGGCGGGGTCTCTGCCAAAGGCCCTCAAGGCCCTGGGGATCGATATCAGGGTCGCTCTGCCGTACTATCGAACAGTCAAGGAGAGCCCTTCCCAGGCAGAACTCGTCATTGCGGAGATGGAAACACCCGTGGGAAGGGATATGTTGCGGGATCGAGTCTATCTCACCCGTCTTGCGGGCGGTGTGCCCGTATATCTCATAAACAAAGACGAATACTTCGACCGCAGATTCCTCTACGGAACCTCCCGGGGAGACTACTTCGACAATCTCGAGCGCTTCGTCTTCTTCTCAAGAGCGGTCTTCAATCTGTGCGAGAAACTCGATTTCCAGCCGGATGTGATCCACTGCAACGACTGGCAGACCGGCCTCGTCCCGGCATATCTGGAAACCCTCTACAGGACCCATCCCCTCTTCGCCGGGACAGCCTGTCTCTTCACGGTTCACAACATAGCCTATCAGGGGCTCTTCCCAGGAGAGAAATTCCAGGTAACGGGTCTCCCCTCGGAGGTCTTTCACCCCGGGGGAATCGAATTCTGGGGTGGGATTAATCTCCTCAAATCCGGCCTTGTCTTCTCTCAAATCATTACCACCGTGAGCAGAAGGTACAGCCGGGAGATCCAGACCCCGGAGTTCGGCTATGGGCTGGAAGGCGTCGTCAGGAGCAGAAAGGGGGATCTTTTCGGCGTCCTCAACGGCGTCGACTACACGGAATGGAACCCCGAATCGGATCGACTGATTGCGGCCAACTACACGGCTCGAAACCTGAGGGGGAAGATGAGATGCAAGGACGACCTTCTGGGCGAGTTCAATCTCCCGGAAAGGCTCAGATCCCGGCCGATCATCGGGATCATCTCCCGTCTTGTAAAACAGAAGGGTTTCGATCTGGTAGAGCAAATCATCGAGGATTTGATGGAGAAGGACCTCGGCCTGGTCGTTCTCGGCACGGGAGAGTCCGCCTATGAGGAACTCTTCGTGAAGACCGCCCGGAAGTATCCCGGGAAAGCGGCTGCGAGGATCGCCTACGACAACCGCCTGGCACACAAGATCGAGGCCGGCGCCGATATGTTTCTCATGCCCTCTCGATACGAACCCTGTGGCCTCAATCAAATCTTCAGTCTCAAATACGGAACCGTCCCCATAGTGAGAGCTACGGGGGGACTGGACGATACCATCGTGGACTACCGATCCGAGACCGGTAGGGGAACCGGTTTCAAATTCAAGCAATACCGCCCCAGCCGCCTGCTCCAACGTATCGAGGACGCCCTTTCCGTCTTTCAAGAGAGGCAGAAGTGGGAGGGCATCATGCTTCGGGGGATGAAGGCGGATTTTTCCTGGACCCGATCGGCCAGAGTCTATGACAGGCTCTACCGGAAGGCACTGGCGAACGTGAGATTCTCGCACTCTCGACCAGAAGGCTGA
- a CDS encoding AAA family ATPase, with protein MRKAKAFEELTPERLRWRCDPESLPFETTHDIAPCETVIGQESGVKALRFGLGIPGFGYNVFITGTSGTGRRSALNRCLDEIIKDRKIPGDICYVNNFKNPDRPRALTFAAGQGKAFKNEMAELITSLRRNIPQILESEQYQSRIKEVTDRFREMQKKKFKDFEKKVTAEGFTVVQIQMGPYIRQDIVPVVSGNPMSLDQLASLVEKKEFPREQFEQIKSQLPRLMEELQQIIKESRRAEKEIMGKLKDIERDTIRPFVAEAVSEIREKFQGETVREYLDEVQENILNNLSDFQEKPEGQALHGTGLQSQPLTEYEVNVIVDNSQAKAPPVVEESYPTYRNLFGSVERMMDRSGLWRTDFTKIKGGSLLRANGGYLIIDARDALMEPGVWPALKRTLKSKRMEIQAYDPFFLFTTSSIKPEPISVDVKVIMMGDDLSYHLLYRYDEDFKKIFKAKADFDTVTDRNAASINEYTSFIRKICQEENLKPFDRSAAASVVEYGARLAGKQKKLSTRFHQIADLVNEASYWADEQGSPRVTAEHVDLAIQNRIERLNLVERKIQEMIRDGEIMIDTEGAVVGQVNGLSVVDMGDYSFGKPSRITAKTAMGKSGVIDIDREVEMSGPIHSKGVYILSGYLRGRYAQDKPLNVCASLCFEQSYSGVEGDSASSAEIYCLLSSLSEIPLRQDIAVTGSVNQKGEIQPIGGVNQKIEGFFAVCKARGLTGTQGVIIPHQNVEDLMLRKEVVEAVKRKEFHIYPIRTIDDGIEILTGVKAGDLTDEGTYEEGTVSDLVDRKLRTLAEDLERFGEAEEEVES; from the coding sequence ATGCGTAAGGCCAAGGCATTCGAAGAACTCACCCCAGAAAGACTGAGGTGGCGGTGTGATCCTGAATCCCTCCCCTTTGAGACAACCCATGACATTGCTCCTTGTGAGACGGTCATCGGGCAGGAGAGCGGGGTCAAGGCCTTGCGGTTCGGCCTGGGGATCCCGGGTTTCGGTTACAACGTCTTTATCACCGGAACGAGCGGAACCGGCAGAAGATCCGCCCTCAACCGCTGTCTCGACGAGATCATCAAGGATAGGAAGATTCCGGGGGATATCTGCTATGTGAACAATTTCAAGAACCCTGACAGGCCCAGGGCCCTCACATTCGCTGCCGGACAGGGAAAGGCCTTCAAGAACGAGATGGCCGAGCTCATAACCTCTCTCAGACGAAATATTCCCCAGATCCTTGAAAGCGAGCAGTATCAGAGCCGGATAAAGGAGGTCACGGACAGGTTCAGGGAGATGCAGAAGAAGAAGTTCAAGGATTTTGAAAAGAAGGTCACCGCCGAGGGCTTTACCGTGGTCCAGATCCAGATGGGGCCGTACATCAGGCAGGACATCGTTCCCGTCGTTTCGGGGAATCCGATGAGTCTCGATCAGCTTGCCTCCCTCGTGGAGAAGAAAGAGTTCCCCAGGGAGCAGTTCGAGCAGATCAAGTCGCAGCTTCCCCGGCTCATGGAGGAACTCCAACAGATAATCAAAGAGAGCCGGAGAGCCGAAAAGGAGATCATGGGGAAGCTGAAGGATATCGAGAGAGACACGATCAGGCCCTTTGTCGCAGAGGCGGTCAGCGAGATCCGAGAAAAATTCCAGGGAGAGACGGTCCGCGAGTACCTCGATGAGGTTCAGGAAAACATCCTCAACAACCTCTCCGACTTCCAGGAGAAACCGGAAGGCCAGGCGCTCCATGGAACCGGCCTGCAGAGTCAACCCTTGACCGAATACGAGGTCAACGTGATTGTCGACAACTCCCAAGCCAAGGCGCCCCCCGTGGTGGAAGAGTCCTACCCGACTTACCGGAACCTCTTCGGCAGCGTTGAGCGGATGATGGATAGATCAGGACTGTGGCGAACGGATTTCACCAAGATAAAGGGGGGCTCCCTGTTGAGGGCGAACGGAGGTTACCTGATCATCGACGCCAGGGACGCCCTCATGGAGCCCGGGGTATGGCCTGCCCTCAAGCGAACCCTTAAGTCGAAACGCATGGAGATCCAGGCCTATGATCCCTTTTTCCTTTTCACCACCTCCTCGATCAAACCCGAGCCCATCTCAGTCGATGTGAAGGTGATCATGATGGGGGATGACCTCTCCTATCATCTCCTGTACCGGTACGATGAGGATTTCAAGAAGATATTCAAGGCCAAAGCAGATTTCGATACGGTGACCGATCGAAACGCCGCAAGCATCAACGAATACACGAGTTTCATCAGGAAGATCTGCCAAGAGGAGAACCTGAAACCCTTCGACCGCTCGGCCGCCGCCAGCGTGGTGGAATACGGGGCACGTCTCGCAGGGAAGCAGAAGAAACTCTCAACCCGTTTCCACCAGATCGCCGACTTGGTGAACGAAGCGAGTTACTGGGCCGATGAGCAGGGAAGCCCCCGGGTGACCGCAGAACACGTGGATCTGGCTATTCAAAACCGCATCGAGAGGCTCAACCTGGTGGAGAGAAAAATCCAGGAGATGATCCGGGACGGCGAGATCATGATAGACACCGAGGGTGCAGTGGTGGGGCAGGTGAACGGGCTCTCGGTGGTCGACATGGGAGACTACTCCTTCGGTAAGCCGTCCCGAATTACGGCCAAGACAGCCATGGGTAAGTCCGGAGTCATCGACATCGACCGGGAGGTCGAAATGAGCGGGCCCATCCACAGCAAGGGAGTCTATATCCTCAGCGGGTACCTCCGGGGCCGGTATGCCCAGGACAAGCCCCTCAACGTCTGCGCCAGCCTCTGCTTCGAACAGTCATACAGCGGCGTGGAAGGGGACAGCGCTTCCTCGGCTGAGATCTATTGCCTCCTCTCAAGCCTCTCGGAGATTCCCCTCAGACAGGACATCGCCGTGACAGGCTCGGTCAACCAGAAAGGGGAGATCCAGCCGATCGGGGGGGTCAACCAGAAGATCGAGGGCTTTTTTGCGGTCTGCAAGGCGAGGGGACTGACAGGGACCCAAGGGGTGATCATCCCGCACCAGAATGTGGAAGATCTCATGCTGCGAAAGGAGGTTGTGGAAGCGGTGAAGAGGAAGGAGTTTCATATCTATCCCATCAGGACGATCGATGATGGGATCGAAATCCTGACCGGGGTCAAGGCGGGCGACCTCACAGATGAGGGCACCTATGAAGAGGGCACGGTCAGTGACCTCGTCGACAGGAAGTTGAGAACCCTTGCCGAAGATCTGGAGAGATTCGGCGAGGCCGAGGAAGAGGTGGAATCATAG
- a CDS encoding DegQ family serine endoprotease, with product MKTMGSRSMRPRGFAALVVLAVLLVFTVSGWGEPFWTTLDSSKRSKPVTITNETFARLAEKLKPAVVNISTTMVVKQHPFFSGRPSPFGEQDPFRQFWERFFGGQMPQEFETKSLGSGVIINSQGYIVTNNHVVENAKEIVVTLSNEKDYKAKVIGKDKKTDLALIKIDAEGDLPVAPLGDSDKLKVGEWVIAIGNPFGLAETVTAGIVSAKGRVIGAGPYDDFIQTDASINPGNSGGPLFNFWGEVVGINTAIVATGQGIGFAIPINMAKAVVSQLKEKGRVVRGWLGVGIQRVTSQLAKSFGLKEPKGALVSQVFKDTPADRAGIKQGDVILEFDGKKVENFGDLPRIVASTPPGKKVSIKIWRDGKVLTLELTVAEMKEKAEVAEAPAAKPLGITVQDITPEIARGLGLEGVRGVVVTDVKPRSPAAEAGIRRGDVIQEVNRKPVKDTAAFARAIEEAKGQENILFLIRRGENSLFVTVSPE from the coding sequence ATGAAAACCATGGGCTCGAGATCCATGAGACCGAGAGGATTTGCTGCCCTTGTCGTCCTGGCGGTTCTGCTTGTCTTCACCGTCAGTGGATGGGGCGAACCATTCTGGACGACCCTGGACAGCAGCAAACGGAGCAAGCCGGTCACGATCACCAACGAGACGTTCGCCAGGCTTGCCGAGAAGCTGAAACCGGCGGTCGTCAACATCAGCACCACCATGGTGGTGAAGCAGCATCCTTTCTTCAGCGGCCGTCCGTCGCCTTTCGGGGAGCAGGACCCCTTCCGGCAGTTCTGGGAGAGGTTTTTCGGCGGTCAGATGCCCCAGGAGTTCGAGACCAAGTCCCTCGGCTCAGGTGTCATCATAAACAGCCAGGGCTACATCGTGACGAACAACCATGTGGTCGAGAACGCCAAGGAGATCGTAGTCACCCTCTCCAACGAGAAGGACTACAAGGCCAAGGTCATAGGGAAGGACAAGAAGACCGATCTCGCACTCATCAAGATCGATGCGGAAGGTGACCTGCCCGTGGCCCCTTTGGGTGATTCCGACAAGTTGAAGGTCGGGGAGTGGGTCATCGCCATCGGGAACCCCTTCGGCCTTGCCGAGACGGTGACGGCCGGCATCGTGAGCGCCAAGGGGAGAGTTATCGGTGCAGGCCCGTATGACGACTTCATCCAGACCGATGCCTCGATCAACCCCGGGAACAGCGGCGGGCCCCTCTTCAATTTCTGGGGAGAAGTGGTGGGTATCAATACCGCCATCGTGGCCACAGGCCAGGGGATAGGGTTTGCCATCCCCATCAACATGGCCAAGGCGGTCGTCTCACAACTCAAGGAGAAGGGGCGGGTCGTCAGGGGATGGCTCGGTGTCGGCATACAGAGGGTCACTTCACAACTGGCCAAATCCTTTGGCTTGAAGGAGCCCAAGGGTGCCCTTGTCTCCCAGGTTTTCAAGGATACACCGGCGGATCGTGCCGGGATCAAGCAGGGAGACGTAATTCTCGAATTCGACGGCAAGAAGGTCGAGAACTTCGGGGATCTTCCACGCATCGTGGCGTCGACGCCCCCGGGGAAAAAGGTCTCCATCAAGATCTGGCGCGACGGGAAGGTGCTGACTCTCGAGTTGACCGTGGCCGAGATGAAGGAAAAAGCAGAAGTCGCCGAGGCGCCTGCCGCAAAGCCTCTAGGCATCACAGTCCAGGATATCACCCCTGAGATCGCCCGCGGCCTCGGGCTTGAGGGGGTGAGAGGGGTGGTGGTCACGGATGTGAAACCCCGCAGTCCCGCGGCCGAGGCCGGGATCCGAAGAGGAGACGTCATTCAAGAGGTGAACCGGAAACCGGTAAAAGACACAGCGGCTTTTGCCAGGGCCATCGAAGAGGCGAAAGGCCAGGAGAATATCCTCTTTCTCATCAGAAGAGGCGAAAACAGCCTCTTCGTGACGGTTTCACCTGAGTAG